A single window of Oreochromis aureus strain Israel breed Guangdong linkage group 7, ZZ_aureus, whole genome shotgun sequence DNA harbors:
- the LOC120441140 gene encoding protein FAM180B, with the protein MTASSQLKIFLQVILWLCFEQVLQDVAEGLSPTSQNTDPLVSNANLMYELLLGGVELDRDNNIVLLDEEMASMRQGRAFLSLINDNVPRSLSSMEQMADALEGQRSRPMTEQEFENVVLSMVYAAHQAWHEERKERQEAWGGVLLKLANITVLELRGNHLFRYS; encoded by the exons TGAAAATCTTCCTCCAGGTCATTTTGTGGCTTTGCTTTGAGCAGGTGTTGCAGG atGTGGCTGAAGGCTTAAGTCCAACCTCTCAGAACACCGACCCATTAGTTTCAAATGCAAACCTGATGTATGAG CTTTTGCTGGGTGGGGTGGAGCTCGATCGGGACAACAACATCGTCCTGCTCGATGAGGAGATGGCGTCGATGAGGCAGGGGCGAGCTTTTCTGTCTCTGATCAATGACAATGTTCCCAGAAGTCTGAGCTCCATGGAGCAGATGGCAGATGCACTCGAGGGCCAGAGGAGCAGACCGATGACGGAGCAGGAGTTTGAAAATGTCGTGCTGAGCATGGTGTACGCTGCGCATCAGGCCTGGCATgaggagaggaaagagagaCAAGAAGCATGGGGTGGAGTTCTCCTCAAGCTGGCAAACATCACGGTACTCGAACTGCGAGGGAATCATCTCTTCAGATATTCTTAA